ATATGTAGGAATTGAAAAAAATAAATGTTCATATCATTATTTTATGTTTGAAAATTTATTTAATCATGTTGATGTAAAAAAAGAAATATTCATCTACCAAATGGTTTAGGTGACATAACTAAAAATGCAAAAAACTATGAAAGATTGATTAAAGACAAAGGTGGGATTGATTTAATGATTCTTGGCATAGGGACAAATGGTCATATTGCTTTTAATGAGCCTGGTTCATTAATCGATGATAGAACAAGAGAAGTAAACTTACAGATAGCACTATCCATCAAAAAAATTTATTTGAAAATGAAAATGATGTTCCTAAACCGCTATTTCAATGGGAATAGGGACAATTCTAGAAGCTAAAAAATAATCCTTTTAGCTAATGGCTCTGCAAGCAAAAGCTATTTATGAAACTATAAATGGCAAAATAACTTCTGATGTACCAGCAAGTTTTTACAAAATCACGATGATGTTTCAATAATAATAGATATGATGCAGCTGAATTGCTTTAAATTTAAAATACAAAGGTTTAATTAATATATCAAGTTTTTCTTTATAACTTGCTATATTTTTTTTAAAATTAAAAAATGAAGAATTGAAAATTAAAATTACTAAAAATTAAAAAAGCAGTTATTGTTATATCTAATTTTATTTTACTATTTTTACTATGCTTTTTCTTTGTTTCATGTAAAAAAAATGCTCAATGACAAGAAAATAAATTTATTTAAACAACAATAAATTAACTTATAAAAATGATCATAAAAATGTAATGTTTTAACTCACCACTAAAACAGAAAACTAATACTTCAAATGTTATTTATCAGGTTTTAGTTTACTCATTTGCTGATGGCAATAATGATGGAATAGGTGATTTCATTGGACTAAAAGAAAATATTAATATTTTATTGATTTGAATATTGACCAAATATACTTATCACCAATTCATCCTTCAACTTCATATCATGTTATGATGTATTGATTATACTGAGTTGCAGAAGAATTAGTGGTAAAAAGCATTTTTAAATTTTTAAGTGCAGACATGAAATGGTATCAAAGTTTACATGGACATGGTATTTAATCATACTTCTTTGAACATCCGTGATTTCAAAAGCATTACAAACGATTTAAAATACCAAAATATTATCATTTTTATTCAAAAAAGAAATGACACAATCAGATACAAAGATTGAGAAATTTTTATTAATCTAAAAACAAAAATGCAACAAATAAATGATATACCTCAAATTTTGAGCAGGATGCCTGACTTAAATTTAGATAATTTTGAAGTTATAGAAGAACTAAAAGCAATACAAAAATATTGAACCAATTAGGGTTGATGGCTTTAGATATGATGCTTTGAAGAATATTTTCATCATATGGTGAAACTAAAATAATTTTAATGAAGCAAAATTTTTCTGAATAAGAAATGCTTCAATCAAACATTAAAAAAATTGGAAAATCTACAGAATTTTATGATGGGTGAATGATGAAAAATCCACAAGAAGCTGATAAATATTTAACAAGTGGTGCAAACAAAGCATTAGATGCTGTTTATGACAGTACACATTGAAAAAATAATTGATTTACTTATGAAGATGTCGAAATTTAAAACTATTCTTAAAATTTAAATTCTAATGAATGAATACCTTTTTATCCAATCATGATATGATAGATGAATTAATTCATATCGTATAAATATTTCTAAACTATTAGCTAAGATTTAAATAAACCACTGACTGAACAAGAATTGATGCAATAAAAGTGCTTATTTAATTTGTTGTTATGCCTACTAAACCAATAATTTATCATGGCGATGAATTAGGAATGCATGCTAATAAAAAGTTTGGGGACCCAGGGTTGCGTGAACCTTTTAAATGAAAAAATAAAAAATATCAAGTGGAATTTAAAGAGAAAAAAAGCAAAGATAAAATTTTCTTAAATTTTTCAGAAGATATAAAATATGTTGAAAATCAAGTTCAAAATAAAAATTCAATTTACAATACAATCAAATTTTTAAATCAATTTAGAAAAGAAAATAATTTTATATTTCAAAAAAATAACTCTACAATAAACAATGCTAATAATTACATAGATAAGCCTAATTATGCTGCTAATATTTTTATAAGACAAAATTTAGAAAAAAACTAAGAAATATTTAATTTTTTCTACCGTAGGTAGCATAAACCTAATGTTTAAATTAAAACAAATTATAAAAAAATTATTTTTCACATAAAACTAAATAAAGATAATAATATTTTATTGAAATGGTTCATTATTATATTAGAACTATATATTTTTCAAAAATTAAAAATTATAATAATAATTTAACAAACTTCATTTTATTAAAAACCCAATAGCAAAATTATTTAAATAATTTACTATTGGGTTTGACATTATTTTATAATTTTTTTATTTAATTATTAATTTTTTTTCAATTCAGCCAATTTTTTTCAAAAGTTTTCTTGTTCTTCTATTTCTTGATTTATTTTTTTAAGTTCTGCTTCAACTTCTTTAATGTTAATATTTCTGTTTCTTCTTGATAATTATCTAAGTCATAAAGACCATAGATAAAGAATAATCATTAGATACTATTTCATCATAAGTATATATTTGCAAATTTTCAATTTCTTTTTATTTTTCAAGCATTGAAATTTTAGTAATATTTTCATTGTTAAATATTTTGTCTTTTTGAAGCTTCAAATTCTTTAGTTGCATTAATCATGAAAATACCTTTTTCATTTGATGGTTTGTTTTTTCTCGCTACTAAATACATGTTGAAATACTGTGTTATAAAAAGATTTTCTGGCATAAAATTATTGTATCAATATAATTTTTATCTACAATATATTTCTGATTTCTTTTTCAGCTTTGGGTTGTTACGATTCAAAACACCTAATGAAAATACAGAACAACAATACCATTTTTAGGTTCCACATGATAAGCATATGTTGTAAAATGCAAAATCAGCATACCTTTTTGGTGCTAAAGAAGGAAAAGGATTAACCTAACATCTTTTGCTAATTCTTTGCTTGGATTTCATTTTAAACTAAAGGTGGGTTAGCTACAACACAATCAAAAGTTCCCTCTTCCTGAATATGCATAGTTTAATAATGTATCACCATTTTTATATCTATTTTCGAAATGGCACACCTCTTAAATAAAATTCATTCTTGCTAAATTGTATGTAGCATTTTTTATTTCTTGACCATAATTTTCCAAATGTTTTATATTGTCCTTACGTATTAATTTAATTAATAATGAACCTGAACCACATGCTGGATCATATGCTTTGAATTTTAGTTCTATTATAAGAAGCTATATCAGAAATTAATTGTGCTACACTAGATGGTGTATAAAATTCACCAGCTTTTTTACCTGAATCACTAGCAAATTCTGAAAGTAAATGCTCATAAGTAGTTCCAAAATGATCAACATCTTCCATTGACATTTTAAACTACTTATTTCTTTAATAATTGTTGAATTGTTCTTTCTTTTCCTCTTCAATATTACCTAAATTTTTATCAGTTAAATCATACTTTTAAAAGATCGCTAAATATTCTTTATTTTCAACATCTAAACCATTATTCATGATTTCGATTTGTTCAAAAGCTTCTTCCAACAATGGAATAATGGTTTTCCTTGGTACACTTGTTTTACAACATTTTGAAAACTATATTTATAATTAATGAAAAAACTTTCTTCATCTTTAAAATCATTTCTTCAATAGCTTTATATTGACTATTGGTTTGATCAAACTCCTCATAACTAATGTTTTTAAGTCTTTTTTTATACTTTTCAAATTTTGTTCTGATAATTCAGATAAGTATTTATAAAACAAAAACCAATAATATAATCACGATATTCTGTGGTTTCCATGTTATTCTTAATGTATTGCAAATTTTATCTACAACACTTTTTAATTCATTATTACTTGACATAATTAGTTAACTCCTTGCATTAAGATATTTTTTTGTATTTCTAAAAATTCTAAAATTGCTTTAATACTTTTAGAATATCATAAAGAAATTTTTCTGTATCTTGATTAGTGATATTTCTGTTTCTCTTCTTAATTTTTCCATTCATGATGATTATGAATATCTTCAAGATCTTTTTCATCAACTCTTTTTTTTAAATCCTCATCTAAAAGTTTTTTATTTATATCCGGATATGCTTCAATGACTTTTTTATAATTGAAATTGAAATTTTTACTTACTATTGAAATATATTATTTTAAATTCTTCTAATTTTAATATTTTTCTTGATCAATCATTTTATTTTTAAATTAAATAAATATTTTTTAAATTAAGAAATCATTCGGTATTAAATATTTTTCTAATATCATATGTCTCTTCGCTAATATCACCTTGTTTTAATAAATATTTAATTCTTGAAGATTTTTTTCAAGTTGTTCATTTATTTCATTGACATCAAAATTAATAAATGATTTTTTAGTGCAATCTGTGTTAAAACAAATTAAATTATCTAAATATTTTTCATCAATAATAACTTCATGATATTTTGCTTCTTCAGGAATATAAATTGTAACATCATCAATAGGTTCTTCTGGTTTTTCTCCTCTTTCATTAAAAGTGTCTTTAACCTTTTTAACAATATTTAAATATTCTTTTAATTCTTCAATTGTAAAACCTTCGATTTTATTATTTTCATCATATTCAGGATAAGTTTTAAGTTTAGAATAAGTTTTGTTAGTTTCAACAACTTCTTTCAAATATTGATTTAAATCACTTGTTGAAGCATTAGAAAAACATTTTGATTTTCAAAATCATAAACTTTTGTCACACTAGTTTTAAGCTTTTGTCAAACATCAACAAAATATTTATACACTTTTTCATATGTTTCACCATACACAATGTCAACAAGATCATCTTTAGTACTTTCTGCATAAGTCATAAAAGCATCATCAATTGTATTTTGTGAAACAGAAAAATTAATTATTAGACCATAAGGTTTATTTTCTTCATAAATTCTATTAGTTCTTGAAAAAGCTTGAATTAAATTGTGATTAGATAATTGCTTATTTATATAAAGGGTATTAGTATTAGGTGAATCATAGCCCGTTAAAAGCATATCTACAACCAAAACAATATCAATGCCATCTTCATTGGGTTTGTAATTTTTAAAACGATATTGAACATCATTAATATATTTATCAAAATTTATTTCATCAAATGATGTTTTAAATCTTTTGTTGTAATTTTCCACTATATTTTTTTTAAAATCTTCTATTTTTTATCTTTTTCATTATTTTCGATATTATCTTGCTCTTTTAAATTGAATGAAAATATTGGAGACATGAAAATATTATTTATTTCTGAACTTAAATATAATTCATAAAAACTTAGCATATCTTTGATTGTGTCAAAAGCAAAAATTGCATTATAATGACCATTTTGTGTAAAATTGTAATGTGATTTTTTAACTATTTTTAAAATTTCAGTTAGCTTTTTTAAATGATTGTTTGGAAATCTAAAATTTCGTTTTCTGAATAATTAACAGAATCTTTATCATTTGTATAATAATTTCTGAGACTAAAACCTAAAACATTTTTATCTTTTATAGCATCACGCATATTATAAACATCTAATTTGTTACCAAAAATGTCTGAAGTTTTTTTATCACTATCATTTTCAAAATTGGTGTTCCAGAGAATCCTATCATAATACTATTTTTTAAATTATTTTTTATTCTACTTCCCATTGTTCCGGCTACTGAGCGATGACATTCATCTATTATAAAAACAAAGGTTTTATTTGTTATTTCTTGAATTAAATTTAAATTATTAGTTAAAATTTTATTCATTTTTTGAATAGTTGTAATTATTAATTTTTCCCTTTTTTTAATTAAAAGTTCTAATAATTTTGAGGAATTGTCTTGATATAGAGCCTCAAAAAGTTCATTTTCATTTCAAGAAATAAAACTTCGAAACTCTTTTGTTGTTTGAGTATTAAGATCCTGTCTATCAACTAAGAAAATTACATGATCAATGTTAGGATTTTGAGATAATATTTCAGCAATTTTATATGATGTTATTGTTTTTCCACTACCTGTTGTATGTCAAATATAACCATTATTTATATTAATATTAGCATTTAATTTATTTTTTAATTGATTATTAACAAAATTAATTGTTTTTTGCATTGCTCTTTGTTGATAAGGTCTTAAAAGCAAAAGTTTATTTTTAGCTTTTTGAAAAACAACACAATTTTTTAAATAATATTTTAATTTGTTTTTGTTTAAAAAATCTTGAATAAAATTATCAATATTTTTTCCATTATCTGAATATCAGTTAAATTCAACTTTTTTTCTTCTTTATCATTGTTAGACATTAATTTAATTTTTTCAAAATTTGATGCCACAAGTATTTGAACAAACCTTAAAACATCACTATTTAAAACATTTTTATAGTCATTTTTAATATCAGAAATAGCTTTTTTTATTTTTACATTTTTATCTTTAAATTCAAAGAAAATTAATGGAAAACCATTGATTAAAATTAAACTATCAAATATATTAGTTTTATTTGTTTCTTTATTTTTTGTGCTAAATTGTTGTAAAACATAAAAATTATTATTTTCTCAATTTTCCCAATCAATTAATTTAAGTCTTTGTTCTCTTGAACTATTTTCTTTTGGGATAGTTATGGTATCGAAATTTCAAATTCATTGAGCAAATTGAATTTTTTCAGTTTTAGTTAAAGTAAATAACTCTTTAAGCTTTTGTTTATTTTCTTCTTTTAATTTAATTGAGTTTAATCTTTCAATTTCAATAAAAATTATTTTGAGTAAACCTTCAGTATCTTTTATACCTTGAAGTTTTATATATTCTTGTTTTTCAACTAATTTTTTTACAAAATCATTTTCATATCATTTTTCATTTTGCTTCATTTGTTTTATCCTTTAATTAAAATATTTTTGTAGTAATTAAATCTTTTAATTAGTATTTTTTCTTTCTGTTCTAACAACTCAATTTTTTTATACAATGGTTCAATAATGCTTATTAATAAATTTTGTGTTTCTAGTGATGGGATGTTGATGTCAAAATATGACAAATCATTATTGCTTAAAAAACCTTGAGCCGAACCTTTGGCAATTGTATTTAAATCAGGTTGCTTCATTTTTAATAAATAAAACAAAAATTTTGTATTTACAATACTATTATCAGGCTTTAAAACAAAACAGTTACTTGTAGTAGAGAATTTTTCATTTACATAAATAACCGTTCCAGCATATGCACCATGACTTGTAATTAATATATACTCACCATCAAAAATAAAAGTATTGAGTTTACCAAAAATTCCATTATCTTTAGTTTTGGATGAATAAACATTGAATTTACCATCTTTTAACGTTTCACTTTGCTTGATATTTTTTCCTTTTAAAAACTCAACAAGTTTACTTAATTTATAAATTCCTTCAAAGTTACTTAATAATTTCTTTGAATAAAGGTTTTGTTGCTTTTTGAATAAATTTATTTGATTTTTAATAAGGTTTAATTGTTTTTCTAATGGTTCAATAATATCTATTATTGAACCATTAGAAAAAGTTTTAAATAATTTTAAAAATCTAGAAACAAACATTAACAAATTTACAAATAAAATTTTCAAAATTTTAAAAAATAATTTTTATATTGATAATATTTACGAAATTTCAACTGGTAAATGAAATAATGATGTTATAGATGAAGAAAATGGTATTTACAATTTTTATTCATGTTCAGAACACATAAGCAAGTCATTTAAAAGCAATTACAATGGTAAATATATAATATTATCAGGTAATGGTAATTTTTATTGCTGATGATATAATGGTATTTTCGATTTGTATCAAAGAAATTATGCAATAAAACCTAAAAAATTATTTTTTACTACTTTTTGAACAATACAAAATTTTATTCAACAATTAAGAAATCAATCTAATGGATCAGTAATTAAATATTTAAAATTAAATCAAATAAAAAACATTAAAATTCTAGATGTTTCTTTAGAAAATGAATTAGAAAAAATTTATATATTGCTAAACACCTTAATACTTATTAAAAATAAAATTAATAAAATATTAAATTTAAAAATTAAGCTATTAGTAAAATAATGAAAAACATTTATTTAAATAAAAATAGGTGTTTTTTAGATGAAAATTTTTAATATTTTTTTTAATATAGAATTTATATTTTTTTCTAAATTTATTAAATTTGATAATTGACTAAAAAGATTATTACTATATAAAATATCTTTTTTAATAAAAATTTTATTAAGGTTTTCTTTATTTAGAGATTGCATTAATGTACCAGTTTGTAATTGATTTTTTTGATATATAAAATCGTTAGACAATAAAAAAGATAATAAATGATCATTTGTTTCATTTTTACTTTTTATATTAAAAAAACCAGTAGAAAAAACTATATTAGGAGCTTTTGAAAAAATCATCAATTTGTTTTCACCAATTATTTTTGAAAAAATAAATGAATTATCTTCTATTGTTAAATCTGCTCTTGATGGTTTTTTGGTTTGGTCTAATAAAATTAAATTTTCTTTATTTAAACTAAGTTCACTAACAAGTGAAGTTGGGCAATAAAATTTTTCATTTTTATATTTTTTATTTTTTATAATTATTTGATTTTTTATAGGTTCTTTTGAAGATTGATTTAGTTTATAAATTAAAATTAAATGTTTTTTTAATATTAATTTAATTTTATTTATTGTATTTTTTAACTGTTCAATAGGTTCAATAATATCTATTAATGTTTTTATATCTTTTTCAGCATTTTCAATAGTATCAATTCTTACCAAATGATTATGCCTCAAAAATAATTCTTCATGCGGTTCAATAATATCTATTATTGAATTTTGGGTATTGAGAGGTGGGATGTTTATAGAAATATTTAATAAAACAGAACTTTTTAAATGCCTCTGTGCAGAACCTGAAAGTTTTGAAATAATTAATTGTTCTTTTGTTTTTAAAAGAAAAAATAAATATTTTTCATTAATATTTTGTTTAGAAATAATATCTAAAAAATAAGCTACAGAATTAATATTAAATTTATAATTATGATAAAAAACTTTACCAGCTGTTCCTACACGTGAAATAGTTATTCCTTTTTTAAATTTTCAATGATTAATATATGATATTATTCCATTATTTTGTCCAGTTCCAGCGATTAATGGATATTTTCCTTGTATTTTTTTTAAATGTTTTCCTGCTAGTTTTGGATCACCCCTTTTAATCTTTACTATATCCCCAAGTTTATAAATTGCCATTTATGAACTCCTTTCTTTAATTTTTTTAAATATAATTTGATTATTAATCAAAATTATTTTCTGTATTTTATTTTGTATATTTGTTAATATTTTTATTAATTTTTCAAGTTTATTTATAATTAATATCATTTTTTGTTGATTTGCTAATGTTGGAAGTGAAAGTGTTAAATTTAAAATTGTTAAAAAATTTATTCCGCCCAATAATGTTGATGTTTTATTTTTTTGTTTTCAATTTAATCAAAAATTTGAATAATTAAAATATTTAAAAAAGTCTTTTTGAATTTTAGTTTCATCAATATTTAATTTTACTAATGAGCTATCAAAAACAGCTGAGTTTTCTTCATAAATATTTTGAATTCCAAAACTAGGTTCTGGGAATCTAGTAAAGAAAACATCATTTTTGTTAGCAAAAAAACTTTCTAATTTTTCATCATAAAATGTCATTTTGTCATTTAAATTATTATTTTTGAAACTCTTGTAAGTTAAAATATATAAATTATTTTTTTTATCATCTGACTCAAAGTTAATTTTACCCATTTTATATGGTTTTTGTTTATCTAATAAATCAGATAATAAATAATTTTGTTTATTACTTTTATTCATAACATAATTAAGTGTTTTAACTAATAAATTATTAATTTGAAATATAGGATTTTCAAAAAATTTTTCAAAAAATACAAGACTTTCGTTTGTTTTTTTTCAATTTTGAACAATTTCTTTTTGAATACTTAATTCAGGAATACTTAACTTTAAGCTTTTTAATTTTTTCAAACTTAAACGTTTGATTAAATCTCCCTCAATTGCATATTGACTAATTTTAGCATTTAGTGATTTTAATAGTAAATATAAAAAATCTAAAATTACAATATTTTTATTTGGTTTTACAATAATTAAGTGTGATGTAGCACTAAATTTATATTTCCTTAATGTTATAAAAATATTATCTTCAATCCCTAATCTTGGCAATGTAATACAATTTTGAAAATTAAATGTCTCAACTTTTCCAATAATCCCATCATTTTTGGAAGTAGATGAAATTAGAGGGTATTCGCCTTTGCTTTCTGTTGGTTTTTTTAAAATTTTACCAAGATAAAATTTAGCTATTTCTTCTAATTTGAAAATATTAGTATTTTGAATTTGTTTCATATTACTTTTCCTTATTGATTTTAATTTTTGTAGTTATAAAATATTTTTTTGCTTTTGTTTTATGGAAAGACTGTTGCTAATTAAATAAATAATAATGAATTGATTCTATTTTTCTTTTTCTTGCTCATCAGCAAATTTAATAGCTTGTTCAATAGATTTTTCAACATCAGGAATTAAATCAGTGAATTCTTTAAATAAAATTTTGAGTTCATTTTGAATTTCTAGAATCTCTGCTTTTAGTTGTTCTTTATCCACTTCTTCTTCTAGTAAATCAATGTATCTTCCAGGTACAAGTGAATAATCATTTTCTTTAATTTCATTTAATGAAACTCTTTTTGCAAAACCTTTGATACTAAAATCTTTATTTAACTTAGCATCATTATAAGCAGAAACTATTTCATTAATATTTTCTGTGTTAAACACTCTAAGTTTTTTAGTAGCTAATTCTCCTAAATTTTCAGCATTAATAAAAATAACATCGTCATTCAATTTGTTATTATTAAAAATTCAGATTGTGGCAGGAATGCCAGTTGTGTAAAATAATTTATCTGGTAAAGAAATTATTGCTTCTATTTTATTTTCTTCAAGCATTTTTTTTCTAATGCTTAGCTCTTCTTTTTGTGAAGAAGAAAGTGCACCATTAGCAAGAATAACAGCTGCTCTACCATTTTCATTTAATTTATATAAAATATGGGATAATCAAGCATAATTAGCATTTTTTGTAGGTGGTAGTCCTCATTTGTATCTTGGATCATCTGAAGCATTTTCATTTTCTCATATTTTAAGATTAAATGGTGGATTTGCTAATACAATATCAAATTGTTCAAAACCACTTAAGTCTTCTTTGAAAGTGCTTTCTGCTTTTGAACCAAGATGTGTATCATCAGGATCAAAACCATTTAAAATTAAGTTAATTTTTGCTAATTTTCATGTTGTAGATGAAAATTCTTGACCATATACTCTCATTTGAGTTATATCTTTTTTATGTTTTTCTAAATATTTTTTAGCTTGAACAAACATTCCACCTGTTCCACAAGCTGGATCATAAATTTTACTATCGCTGTCTGGAGCTAAAAGAGCAACCATAAGTTCCACAATGGATTGTGGTGTGTAAAATTCTCCACCATTTTGACCTTGTTTTCTAAAAAAGTTTCCTAAAAAATATTCATATAGTCTACCTATAAAATCTTCTTTAAGTTCAGAAAAATTAATGTCAGAAAACTGTTTAATTACTTTACTTAATCTTTGTTTATCTAAATCTTCACGACTAAAATTTTTTTCAAATAGACCTTTTAATGAATTGTTTTGTTCTTCTAGCGCTAATAAAGCCTCATCGATTTTTATTCCAATTTCTTCTTTACTTATATATTTTTGAATATTTGATCAACTGGCACTTTCTGGCACAATAAATTGAACATCATACCTTTTAAGTAAATTTAAATCTTTTTTTGCTAATAATCATTTTCTTTCGCCATCATTCAAATATTTTTTTCTAATTTGTTCTCCTGCTTTTTCATATTTATCAGACATTGCTTTTAAAAATATAATAGCAATAATAATGTGCATATATTGTTCAGAAGGAACATTCCCCCTCATTTCATCACATGATTTTCATAATTTTTCTTTGATTGAATCAATATAATTGATTTCGATATTTTGTTTGGACATTTTTTACCTCTTTTTTTTTTTTTTTTGAATTTAATATATAAATTCTTATATATAATGTTTAATTAAATAGCTAAATAATTATTTAAAATTGCATTTATTTTTAGATGCAATAATATTATAACATGAATTATGAGTTTTTTTACAAACTTTTTATTTTTTTTATTTTATTAGGTTTTCAAATATGTTGTTTTAAATAATAAAAATATTAAATGTAATAAATTAATATAAAAAAATGAAACATAACAAATTAAAAAAATTAAAATATTAGCTATATTTAAACAAAATGAAGTTAAGTAAATAGATTATTTTTAACAAAAAAAACAAAACACTAATATTAAATGCTGTGTTTTGTTTTTTTAAGATTTAATATAAATTTAAAAAATAAATTAAATGTTTTTATTTAAATAAACCAAAAAATATATAAAAATTGTTAAATTAAAAAATTTTATGTAAAGTAAGTGTTTGTGTTTTAATGTGTCCTGTAATATTTGCAATTTGAGTAGAATTGTAGCCAAGATAAGCTCATTGAGTAATTTTATTAGTTCTTAAAGTTTGAAAATTTATATCATGTTTTTTAAATTTATTAGGATGTCTTTTAGATAAAAATTTAAAAAATTTACTCATTCTTGAATTTAGTGATGAATTATTAATTTTTAGATTATTAAAATTAATTTCTAAATATATATCAACTAAATATTCAGGTATACCTACAACTCTTTGTGATTGTTTATGTTTAGTTTTTAAAACTTGAGTTGTAGTAAAATAATCAGAGTTTAAATTTTCAAAATCAGCGTTAATTATTTCATTAATTCTTGCTGCATTTTCATAAACCATTCAAAAATAGAATTCTAAAACTTTATCATTAAATATTTTTAATTCTTTAGTTAAAATTTCAATTTCTGTTGTAGTGAAAATTCTTTTTTCTCTAGAATCATTATTGTATGTATTTAATAATTCAACATTAAAGCTTTGCTTTTGATTTTTATTACATCATCTTAAAAAACTTTTAACAACTCTCATGTATAAAAGTTTTGTATTATTTCTTACATTAAGAGAAGAAATATATTTGTTAATTTGTTTAATAGTAATCTTTTCAAGTAAAATAATACGTTTTAAAAATGAAAAGTAAGTTTTTTGTGTTTTATAATTTTGTTTAGTAGATAAAAATAATTTGATCATTTTTTCATTATTTTTTAAAAAATTCATAATTTCCTTTCTTTTTTTTAAATGAAAAAATTATAAAAAAAGCATAAATATATAAAAAAATAAAAAGTCAGAATAAAAATTTATTTATTCATTAATGGCAATTTATAAACTTGGGGAAATAATTCAAGTAATTTCAGGTAATAGCAAACTTACAAAAAAATATGTAGATGCAAATAATGGTGAATTTGGTGTTGTATCTAGTAGTTCATTTAATAATGGAATTTTCGGTTATATAAATACATTTTTGTATGAAAAAGGAATTACAATTTCTAAAGATGGTAGTATTGGAAATGTTTTTTGACAAGATAAACCATTTTCTATTAATACAGGCGCATTTTTAGTTAAACCAAAAGATTTAAGC
The sequence above is a segment of the Mesomycoplasma neurolyticum genome. Coding sequences within it:
- a CDS encoding site-specific integrase, whose translation is MNFLKNNEKMIKLFLSTKQNYKTQKTYFSFLKRIILLEKITIKQINKYISSLNVRNNTKLLYMRVVKSFLRWCNKNQKQSFNVELLNTYNNDSREKRIFTTTEIEILTKELKIFNDKVLEFYFWMVYENAARINEIINADFENLNSDYFTTTQVLKTKHKQSQRVVGIPEYLVDIYLEINFNNLKINNSSLNSRMSKFFKFLSKRHPNKFKKHDINFQTLRTNKITQWAYLGYNSTQIANITGHIKTQTLTLHKIF
- a CDS encoding restriction endonuclease subunit S, with protein sequence MKQIQNTNIFKLEEIAKFYLGKILKKPTESKGEYPLISSTSKNDGIIGKVETFNFQNCITLPRLGIEDNIFITLRKYKFSATSHLIIVKPNKNIVILDFLYLLLKSLNAKISQYAIEGDLIKRLSLKKLKSLKLSIPELSIQKEIVQNWKKTNESLVFFEKFFENPIFQINNLLVKTLNYVMNKSNKQNYLLSDLLDKQKPYKMGKINFESDDKKNNLYILTYKSFKNNNLNDKMTFYDEKLESFFANKNDVFFTRFPEPSFGIQNIYEENSAVFDSSLVKLNIDETKIQKDFFKYFNYSNFWLNWKQKNKTSTLLGGINFLTILNLTLSLPTLANQQKMILIINKLEKLIKILTNIQNKIQKIILINNQIIFKKIKERSS
- a CDS encoding type I restriction-modification system subunit M; the protein is MSKQNIEINYIDSIKEKLWKSCDEMRGNVPSEQYMHIIIAIIFLKAMSDKYEKAGEQIRKKYLNDGERKWLLAKKDLNLLKRYDVQFIVPESASWSNIQKYISKEEIGIKIDEALLALEEQNNSLKGLFEKNFSREDLDKQRLSKVIKQFSDINFSELKEDFIGRLYEYFLGNFFRKQGQNGGEFYTPQSIVELMVALLAPDSDSKIYDPACGTGGMFVQAKKYLEKHKKDITQMRVYGQEFSSTTWKLAKINLILNGFDPDDTHLGSKAESTFKEDLSGFEQFDIVLANPPFNLKIWENENASDDPRYKWGLPPTKNANYAWLSHILYKLNENGRAAVILANGALSSSQKEELSIRKKMLEENKIEAIISLPDKLFYTTGIPATIWIFNNNKLNDDVIFINAENLGELATKKLRVFNTENINEIVSAYNDAKLNKDFSIKGFAKRVSLNEIKENDYSLVPGRYIDLLEEEVDKEQLKAEILEIQNELKILFKEFTDLIPDVEKSIEQAIKFADEQEKEK